CAAGTGACCAAGCCTGCGGCCTTCCCAGACACCAGCTGCCTCTGAGGCACGAGATCCCATTACTCAGCCctatcttctctgtccacctgtTGTGCCTTATACCAGGTTTGAGTTACAAACCAAATGGGGCAAGGGTGGTTTCCCACTGCAGGCTGAGCCCTGCTGCGCTCAGCACAGGTCCTGAACCAGGAGGGTAGGAATCAGTCAGGTTTCTAGCTGAAAGCCTCCCAAGGATGCCTGGATAATCATTTCTCCTGCCATAGCCACCCAACAGGTCCATCTGCAGCTGGAAGGAGCTGCTAGACATGGCAGACCCTTCCACACATGGGCACAAAGCCACCGGATGTAGCTTTTTGGGGGACAAGTTATGCTTCCTCAGCACGTTAGGTCACCCAGAACTGCCAGCAGACCCACCTCcacccacacagctgctccatAAGCTTGTAAACCCTATAGATTATCCTCCCTAATCCACCACAGGCCTGTGGGTGACTCACCTGGCATAGCTTCCGCAGCGCACGCTGGTTCATCAGCTTGTACTTCCAGGCAAGGTACCAGCTCCGCTTCTTGTGGGGCTTGATGGCAGGGTTGGGTTTCCACTCATCCATAGTCACAGGGGCTGGCACAGGGGCAGCCGCGTGGGGCAGGGGTCAGGACgcgctctgctctgctctcgtGTCCATCAGGACTCCCTGCCAGGACGGGATGGGCACAGGGTGAGAGAGGCGAGCACCTTCAAACCCTCTCCCCAACAAAGACAGGGCCGTGAACAGCACTCATGCCACAAGCAGAAGCCCCACAgagcctccctgcctgccagcacccccagccctgcagggagcaaCCCATGAGGCCAGGCTTCGCTGGAGGACTGTAAGCAGGGCAATGGGAAGCCCTTGAACCCAGGGGCCAGTGAGGCTCTCCGCTCCAGACCAACCCTTTAGCAAGGCTGCTGTGGTGGGCCCACTCCCACTCACTGGAAAAGCGGCATGAGCGAGTGATAGGCCTCAGACCAGCAGGTGTTACAGAGGTGCCATCACTGGCCATATGGGCCCGCAGGGTCCCTGGTGGGGAGAGGCACCCTCCCCACTGGCAGCAGTGGGATCCCACTAACAGGGATGCAGCTAGCCTAAAtatggagagcagagctgggccacagccctgcccgagatcctggggcagaggggccaTCCCCAGGTGAGGCCAGGCTCCCTGCACAACCCACTGGGCCTGGGGCAGGATGTGGGGGCCCGGCAGAGCCAAGGGCCCGGCTGGAGCACAGGCCTCCcccagcagggccaggcaggcGGGGAGCACCAGTTATGGGGTGGGGATCGCACAGCGGCCACTTGGACGGGGAGAGATGGACTGGGGGACGCACAGCCCTCAGGGGAAGGGCGACGGGACCCCGGCGATGCcggaggcggggagggggggtatCGCAGAGGGACCCAGGCACGtggaggggtgtggggaggggtCGCGAAGGGGacccaggcaggagaggagagccaGGCGCCCACGGACGGAGGCAGCAAGGAGGGGCGGCCCTCCCGGagcagcggcgggggggggaggggggcgggaaGCAGGCGCTTCGGGACCGCGGAGAGCCCGGAGGGGGCCGAGAGCGGCGCGGCGCGCAGGGCGAGTGCCGGCCGCGCTACTCACGGTCGGCGCGGGGAGGCTGAGGCGGGGCGAGgctggggcgggcgggggccgggcaAGGCCCGGCTCGGCGTTACCGCCGCCCCGCGAGCCCTCAACACCAACGGGGCCGCGCCGCTTCCGGCGCCGCAGAGACGCCGCGGGGGCGGAGCCAGCGCcagccccgccccgggccccgcctCCCCCCGGCGCCGCTCTGCGCTCCCCGGCGGACCTGGCCGATACGCGACTGCTCCCGCCCACCACCGGCAGCCGGGTGCGGGCAGGTGGAGGCGGGAGGGGCGGAGcgaggggcggggccggcgggcggggcggggccggggctcggGCCGGGGTGACAGCgcggccgccgccccgcgcggcgccgccgccccACCCGCATggagggcggcggggaggcgCTGCCCGCCGACCTGCGGGAGCTGGCCAGCAAGGTGGGACGGCGGCCGCCCGCCGGGCTGCTGCGGGGGCTGAGGGCCGAGACCGCCTCCGCACCGCCGGCACCGCCGGCACCGCCGGCACCGGCTCGCGGCGCTCGCCCGCCGCTCGCCGACCGCCTCCGGGCGCTCCGCCTCGAGCTGGTGAGTCCCGCGGCACCGGGGGCACTGCCTGCCACCCACCCCCCCGGTAACTGCATGGCCCCCCGGGGTAACTGCCCCGCTCCCCGGGATAACCGCATCCCCCCCGGGTAACTGCCTGCCACCCCTCGCACTCTGCCTGCATTTTGGGGACACCATCCCCCCCCCGCAACAGCCCCCAGATCATACCATCCCCCCTGGCCTTTTTCTGCCCCCCGACCCACGCAGCATCACCCCCGGTGTCCCACGGAACCCCTTGCCCacctccctcctgtccccctcACCACACGCACCCCACACGCCCTGGCTCCGGCGGGGACCGGGGCGTCCCAGGGATCAGGATTTGGGGCAGGGACCTTCGCCAAGGGCACGGTCTGGATCCGGTCCTGCGCGtcctcaccccccccaccaCGGGTGTCAGCCCCAGGGTGACAAGGCACAAGCATCGCCGGGAGCTTTCCCGGGGTTCGCTTCCTGCTGGGGCTTCTCCAGTGGCTAGTAAAGGGTTGGGCTCCGGTGGCAGCCTTTCCCGGGGACCGTGAGAGTGCCGGTGGCAGCTTTCTCACCTCCCTCTTTCCATAGAGGGAGCAAATACCGGCGATGCCTGCGCCTCCGGGAAACGTGGCGAGATTGGGCAATGGGTTCAAGTTCTGCTGGGGGAAGGGACTCTCCCACGCACACACCCGCCGAGCGAGCCGGTGGGAATGAGCATCGTTTCCATAGGGAAACAGGCTGAATACACCCGCGTCCCCGCCTGCCacccgggggggctggggacccaCCCAGCCCGAGCCTTCTGCACCCACGCTTTGGCCAAATTGGCATTCCCCATCGGTGTAAAAGCTTTCATCCTCCCGCCGCTTTCATCCTCCCTCCGCACCGgcttccaggctgcactctgaCCAGAGGAGAAAGGTCTGCGGGCCCTGGGTTgctcagaggaggaggaagcagcggTGGTGTTTGCCCTGcccaggtgcaggcagggtcAGTCCATGGTCTGCAAGGCCGGGCTTTGGCCGTGCGTTATTAACCTCGGCTCAGaaaggcttttcctttctctgccctgGCTCTTCTCGCTGGCCAGTGAAGAAGGGGCCACACGTCGCACCCAGGTCAGCAGCCCAGGAACGGCACTCAGGTGCCCAAAACCCAGCATGaagctccccccaccccgtgtcTCCATCCCCATGAGCAGGAACTGAAATCTCACCCCCCAGCAGAGACCAGCAAACCCAGCGCTCAGAGGAGAAactggctggggggggcggggggtagTGGGAGGAGAAGACGGCAAATTCCCACTCTTGCCTCCTGGTCTGAGGAGGATGCTTTATCCCTCGGGCTAGATGTCTTGGAGGGAGAAGGTGTCTGCAGGTTTCTTGTatgctggggaggggagtggGACTGTATCCCCTCCTGGAGGGATGCTCTACCCCTCTGCCTGTCCCTAGACAGCATGGGGAGGAGTGGGACAGTCCCTTTTGAAAGAGGGGGAGACATTTCTGGATGTGGTGGAGGATGGTGTTGCGGGATGcacatggggaaactgaggcatggagCAGTGCAGTGTCACACCCCAGAGCAGGGATCCAGGTGGGTCTCCTCCACTCCCTGCCCCAAACTCAGGACCATGGTcaccttccttccctccagatgctgctgctgccccgggTCTGGATGCCGGTGGGTACAGCGCAGGGAGTGCCGTGCGGGCTTTGGGATGGGTATGGGGTTGGTGTGGTGTAGCCATCACTGCATCTGGAGGAATATAGAGAGCAGCTGGACCTATGTCTTCTCCGGTGCTAACCTTGTCTTGCTGGAGAGGGCATTTCTTGGGGTGCAACAGGGGGGGTCAGGCTGGCCTGAAATAGCAGCAAATCGATGGCCAACTCTTTCTAGCAAACGATATGGAAAGTGGGGAGCCCTTCCCCACCCTCTGCTCTTGGGGTGGCTCCCCTGGCATCTCTGACAGTCACAGTTGCatgaggcagagaaaaatggggAACCCCCCTGAAGAGGGGttcccagccttcctcctcccgcATCTTCCCCTTGCCAAGGCCAGATGCTTTAGCAGTGCGTGCAGAAAAGTCCGTTGTAGGCAGTTTTTGAAATAACTTGCCTAGAAAGGAAGTTTCTGCACTTCGAAGCTGGCTCCTGCCCCAATCTGGGCACATCactgctattttttatttaaatccagCTTGAGGAGCGTGGGGAGGAGTTGGGGGTTGGTGTCGGGTCTCTACAAATCTTTGCCCGTTTTTTTAGTGTCCTCTGGACTGAGAGGTGTCACGTGCTGAAACCCTGGCTGGAGTTTTCCCAGGCTCCTTCCTCAAATGCTTTTGTTGCTGCGCTTGCTGTGGGACCGGAGACAGGGGTCCCAAGAGACCGTCGGGTCGCCCGTGGGCGGGTGGGTGACTCTGAGGGCACCGGATGCTGGGGACCGGGTGCTGTACTTAGAAATAATCCCAGGGGACCATGTGGATTTCTGTCACAGCTTgctggtgctggggacagggtATGTTTTTGAACAAGTCCATGGGCACCCGCACCTCCCAGGCTGCCTGTACCTGTCCCGCAATggctttctctccctttcctcccgCTGCCGCCTTATTCCCTTTCCTGGCAAAATATTTGCGTTCTGTGCAGGGGAAATCCAGTGGCTTTTGGCGGCCAGTATCACACAGACAGGAATGTCTTGGCATGCGGGGCTTTCCGTTAGGAAAACAGATGTTTCTGCAGCAACTGAAGTTTTGCAAAGAGCTTCTTCCCCTGGCTCGGAGGGGCAGGAGTCGGCGAGGCGAGCAGTGTGATCAGCAATGCCTGTCCCCCCTCCTCGTACTCCCCCATTTTCGGTGTGATTTGGGACTCGGGCTCCAAATCCTGCTGTGTCACATTATCACCGGGCTTGGATCAAACCCTACAAGGAGGAAAGTAAATGCATGAAGGGGCCTGGCCAAAACAACCCGGGAAGGTGCTGATGGTCCAGACAGATCTGAGCAATGTCCCGGCGCATTCCTGCTTGGTTCTGCCTCCCctgccagctgcctgccagggcttGGGGGATGCTCTGGGCTCAGATCTGCACCCAGTGCCTCCAGTTCCTTGCTTACCCCTGTGCCCATAGGAGGCAGTGACATAAGTGCCCTGGATTTATTTCCCCAAGGGGGTTGGTGGCCGATGGGTGCCATAAGTCGCTGGTCCCTGATGGCTGTGTCCCCAGGTCTTGGGCAGGGTGCCCTGAGATGGTTCCCTGCAGGGTGTTCCCCCATGCCGTGCTGTTCATCAAGCAGCTTGGGAGACCTGCGGCCACCGCAGTGACACCTCTGCTGGGGTGTGCTGGGACTCAGGTCCCTCAGCCACCAGGGTCACCTTGgtgtcccccccaaaaaaccccatgctctctgtctctctgccaGGCTTATCTGCGAGCAGTCGATGTGAagatcctgcagcagctggtggtggtgaaCGAGGGCATCGAGGCGGTGAagtggctgctggaggagaggagcacgCTGACTAGCcgctgcagcagcctggccaGCAGCCAGTACAGCCTGGTGGAGAGCCAGGCGGCCTCACGGCGGggcagctgggacagcctgcAGGACCCCAACGACAGGCTGGACAGCATCTCCGTCGGTAGCTACCTGGACACATTGGCCGATGACATGGATGAGTATTCCCAAAACGCCATCGAAACTGCTGCCACATCCACGCCGGGTAGAGCCCTGGTTAGGCCGGAGCAGGATTGGGTCAGGATCGATCCCGAGAGGGCTCttgcaaagcaagagaagggcAAAGCGGAGCACGAGTGGCCCCACGTGGACCTCTCCCCGCCCGGGCTGCCCCAGGATCACCGGTTTACTAAGGAGCCCCAGGTGGCCAACGGGTATTTGGGCCAGCAGCCGCCTTCTCTGGAACCAGGCAGAGACACCAAATTGCCATCGGGGGccggggagaggctggggaagggtAACCTGAGTGGGAAGGCTCGGAAAGCCGAGGCCGACTTCGAGAACTGCAAACTCAACAGCAAACTGCACCTGGAGTACGATGCCCACTGGCGCTGGCTCCAGTCTCAGGACGATGTGACGTTCTTGTAGCCCATGGCTTCACCTTCCCAGTCCAGCCCTCCCAGCTGCCCGCTCTGCTTCACTTGTCTCCGCTTGGGAgagctggggtggctggggatggggggacaggCTGGCTCGGAGGTGTTGCACTGCTCCTCTGGCCCCCCTGTCAGTGTTTGGTGATGCAGTCCTAAGGGATGGGGTGCCCACCCTGCGGCGCATTTCTGGGAGAGGCGGGATGAGATGGGTCCCCGTAAATTTAATCCTGTGCTCTGGGGTGGTGCTTGCAGGTGGCTGGTCACTCCTCTGTTGTCCTTGATGGTGGTGGGGAAGGGTTGGTGGGGAAACCTGGGACAGTGGGACTCCTGGGATCTCTCCCCTCTAATCCTCAGCCTCCTGTCTGCAAAAACTGGGGACCCTTTCCCCAAACTGGCTACCCAGATAGGACAGGAGATGCTCCCATGCATCCACAGCTCGGTGGCACCAGCATGCAAGGTGTGGGGCAGGGCCATCAGCGGGGCATCCTTGTTGGATGTGCTCATTtccatcatcatcttcaaggTCAGTGTCCATCCAGGGTAGACCTGCACCTGGAGTTTGGCTGCGGCATATGGTGGATGCTAAAACCCCCCTCCCAGCGGGTGAAGCCCTGCCCGGTTTAAACGTCGCTGTGAAGCTGATCTGAAGCATGATCAGGGCGGTCACTGTAGCTGCTCCTGTTGGGCTGGGGAGCCTTTGTCCGTGCCCTGCGGAGGAAGGATGACGGTGCAGACTTCCCTCCCCCATGTGATTACACGAGAAGGGCAAAGCACGGGGTAGGAGATGGAGATCCAGTCCTCCCAGTTTGTTTCTGGACTGTTTCCCACGTTGCGACCAGGTCCTGCAGAAACCCCGGGACGTGGCAGCATATGGGCAGGCTGGCAGACCTGTGGGGCTCAGGCTCAGAAAGGCTCGTGCTTTCCCCTGACGCAGCATGAGGGGGATGATGGCTGGGGTTCTCCATCCATGTGATGAATGGTGCCAGTTCTCTGCCCCCTACCAGCAACCAGAAACATGAGGCTCCTCTGCCAGGGTGGATTTGCAGCGACACTGCCCTGGAGAcatcttttctgtcctttcagcCTTGGCTTCTGCCTGTGCCTTTTACTGTCCACCCACCATGCCTCCCAGCACACCCCTTGCCCCTTGCTGGCTTGTAGAGCATGGCTtgcagctggagctgtgcaTGAGCTTGGGCAGGACCTGCTGCCTTCACCAAACGGTGCAGGGAAGGACCCCTGCATGGCCCCCTGCTTCAAGGAGAGGGGCTCTTCCATGTGTGTGGACAAGCCTGGAGGGTCCTGGCTCCACAGCCCGCAGGCACGTCTGTCCCTGGCTGAGTGCTGTGATGGCTTTGCTTTCGCTGTGGTGCTGTTGTTCCCCTGCCTGCGTGGGTTGCAGCCTGCCTCTTTCCttgctggggtggtgggagtgGAGACAACATCTCCTGATGTCAATGGGAAGCCAAGAGAGAGGGAAGACCTGGCTGTGACTCTTTCTAGATGCGAGATGTGAGCTGGCTGTGGTTAGGAAGGTGGTCAGGTGCACAAGTAGTTCAGCTTTGTATCTCTGAAGCAGCACCTACAGTCGAAACTGCCCTCCATGCCGAGACCCCCAAgcaccctcccttccccagcagaTCCTCAGGGCTTCCCTGGATGAACATGGAGAGCAGGACAACATCCAAAATTCCCAGAGATGGCACCTGCCAGGGACTTGGGGGAATCCCAGCAAACTGGGACCGGGTTGCCCTACACAAGCATCCCATCTGCCTCCTGCGGAGCAGCCGTGCTTGGCTCGCTGTCGCCTGCGAGCAGCTCGTGGCTCCCTGCGAAGCTCCGCCACCGCTGCTGAGCCGCCATGTCCCCCAAGGCTGGCTGTCCCCTGCTTTCCTTCTAACCCTGCATGCGATGAATCAGCTGAGGGTCCCGTGGGGAGACGGGGTAAGTCCTCCAGTGCTGTTAAAATCATTCTTGACAAAAAATAGCTGGCTTAATAAATGGTAGTGTTTCTcccaggctgtgctggtggTGCTTTGCTGAGCTTACAGGGGTTTGTAGGGGAAGGGGACAGGCTCCGATCTGAAAtgccctggagctgctggcagctctgcagacaggGCAGGTTTAGCCCCTAGTCCTGAAACAGGCACAGACCACGTGTCCGGGGATCTGTCCCTTCTCACACCAGGGTGGTGATGCCTAAAAATCATGCTTCCTGAAGCAGCTGAGTACCAGAGCACATCTGCCAGGAGCGAGGACGCTGGTGAGACTGGATCTCCAGGAGATGGGGCATAATGAGCTCGGCTGAACTACATCTCCAGCTACAGATGACAACTTCACCCTTCCTGCCCCAAATTTCCAGGGAAGATCTTGCTAGGATGTGTTTGCCAGCCCTGTTAGCTGTACTGGGGTCTCTGTTTGCTTCCCTTGTTCTGTCTCCTCCACCCAGGACATGCAGGGTGGGTCTGGGTGTAGGGCAGAGACTTCTCCAGCCACAGCTCTGATTTCAGGCTGTTGGGATTTGCTCCTGGGTGGGTCCCTTTAAAATCACTGGAGCCAGTGCTCATGCAAACATCAGCCTTTCCAAAGCAAATGCAAGTGGCTTATCCAGCCCTGCCATCCCAGCCTCAGCATCTGTTCCGGCTCCTGGCTTTGAAACGGTGAGCTTTTGCAGATGGAGAGGTGGATGCTGGAGCCAGCAGGGCTCGGCAGGATTTCCCCATTTTCTGCTgggctgaggggaaaaaacaaacaaacgaaccTTAGAAACAAAATGCCCAACCCATTCCTCTTCCAAACCCTGGACCTGGCAGTTGGACAGCTCTGTATTGCCACAGGGTCCCCGGTCAGCCTTTGCTGGGGCTCCCCTGGGCATAGACTCTTCAGCTCAGTTTACGGGAGCCTAAGTTGCCCATAGCCCCAAAATCTGGGTACTCCCCCAAAACCCATCCCTTGGAGCTGGAGGGCTGGATGACACCTCCTCACAGCTTTCCTGTCATCCCCTGCCCCGTCTCCGGGCTGCGCAGATGAGGGGTCACCCACCTCTGGGCTTTGCCCAGGCACACGCTGAGCCACTGTGTCCCAAACCCACCCTGGAGAAACACCCTGGGGACCTCTGTCTTGCTGAAAGGTGGGTGCAGCAATGGGGTGcagagcacccatgggtgggaAACAGCCCGCAGTGCAGATCTGCAGCCTCTCTCCTTGCCACTACCCGGGGAGGAGCGgtctgcctggccctgcctgcagctgcccttGGGCTGTTCTTGGGCTGTTCAGCGCCAGTATCAGGTAAGAAAACCAGCTGATAAGCAGGCAGGATCCCACCCGGTGCCAGAAAACACCCACCTCTGTTACAATAAAAACACCAgcaagccaatttttttttttttaagatatacaTAGAGATTAGACTATCTTAACGAGGCAGTAAAACACTTTAACAGCTCCCCTTGCTAGTTATTAAAATGTCCCCTGGGCTTTCCCCTCCCTGTGTGCAGCTTGGCTCAGAAAGGGCCTGTCCCCTGAGTGCTGCAGCCATTTAAGCAATTTATGTTAGTtcctgcagggaggcagcatgAAAATAACCTTTTCCCTGGAGGGAAGAGCCTGGTCCCCATGGTTGGATGTGAGGTGGCATCTGCCAACCACTGTGGCCTTTGGGCTAGCAGCCCTGTGGCCCCACGCAACCCCCTGGGCTTGCTGGCATGGGGTGCATCGCCATGGGGTGACACGGAAAGTGGGTGCAGGTGATCTGTGGGTGCAAGCACAGCCTGCGGGGTCGGCTCCTCACACCCCCACCCTCCTCGGGGCTGTGGGGGGGGAATGCTGCTTCTTGTCCCTTGTACGTTGCTCAGGGATCAGATGCTGGGAGGAAAACTCTGTGCATTAGAGCTGCTTGGGGCTGCTCTAAAAGGCACCCTTTGGGCTGTGCACAAGTGCCAGCTTGTCTCAAACCTACCCACCATGGTCCTGCCTCTGGAGGTGAAGAGATAAAAAATGTCCAGATGAAGCAAGTCTCACCCAGGGCTGACGGCATCCTGCCTACCGGTTCCCCCGAGGTGAGCGCAGGCTGCCTTGCAGGGTGACCTGCCTGAAAATTAAACCCCTCAAGAGAAGGTTTTCAGCCAGAGTGGTGCAATGAAGTGACCCGGTGACACCAGTGGAAGTGGGGAGTGTTCCCTGggccaccccagcccctgggggagcagcagcccATGCACCCTGTGGTCCTCTGTAAGCCTTACCGGGGAGCAGTGCCGTGAGCAGAGCCCTGGGCTTGCCCTGCCTGACCCC
This Grus americana isolate bGruAme1 chromosome 8, bGruAme1.mat, whole genome shotgun sequence DNA region includes the following protein-coding sequences:
- the LURAP1 gene encoding leucine rich adaptor protein 1 translates to MEGGGEALPADLRELASKVGRRPPAGLLRGLRAETASAPPAPPAPPAPARGARPPLADRLRALRLELAYLRAVDVKILQQLVVVNEGIEAVKWLLEERSTLTSRCSSLASSQYSLVESQAASRRGSWDSLQDPNDRLDSISVGSYLDTLADDMDEYSQNAIETAATSTPGRALVRPEQDWVRIDPERALAKQEKGKAEHEWPHVDLSPPGLPQDHRFTKEPQVANGYLGQQPPSLEPGRDTKLPSGAGERLGKGNLSGKARKAEADFENCKLNSKLHLEYDAHWRWLQSQDDVTFL